In Sulfitobacter sp. M39, the following proteins share a genomic window:
- a CDS encoding MFS transporter translates to MFQVLTSAWALLLGMCLLMVGNGMQGTLLGIRGGIEAFSTFEMSIVMSAYFVGFLGGSRMAPGMIRRVGHVRVFAALASMISAVMILYPTFPNVAVWSVGRVLIGFCFSAVYVTAESWLNNAATNENRGQALSLYMIVQTFGIVIAQALLLTADPSGFVLFVIPSVLVSVAVTPILLSISPTPAFDTTKPMSLRELAGFSPLGCVGMFLLGGIFSAQFGMASVYGAEAGLTVAQISIFVATFFVGSVVLQYPIGWMSDRMDRRLLIVITSIIGGIGSVVGMLLGHNFPILLMTAFVVGGMSNPLYSLLIAHTNDFLEHEDMAAASGGMIFINGLGAILGPVITGWMMGTALGPGGFYLFTAVLFFALSMYASYRATVRPAIPADETGNYIPIYPAATTVAVELAQEYAIENEQTIEAETP, encoded by the coding sequence ATGTTTCAGGTACTGACCAGCGCATGGGCGCTTTTGTTGGGCATGTGTTTGTTGATGGTCGGCAATGGCATGCAAGGCACACTCTTGGGGATTCGCGGCGGGATTGAGGCATTTTCGACATTTGAAATGTCGATCGTTATGTCGGCATATTTCGTGGGCTTTTTGGGCGGCTCGCGTATGGCACCGGGGATGATCCGCCGGGTCGGGCACGTCCGCGTTTTCGCGGCGCTTGCGTCGATGATTTCGGCCGTGATGATCCTATACCCGACCTTCCCGAATGTTGCGGTCTGGTCCGTCGGACGCGTGTTGATTGGATTTTGTTTTTCAGCCGTTTATGTGACAGCTGAAAGTTGGCTAAACAATGCTGCTACAAACGAAAACCGGGGTCAGGCGTTGTCGCTTTATATGATCGTGCAGACGTTCGGGATCGTGATTGCACAGGCGTTGCTTCTGACCGCAGACCCATCGGGCTTTGTGCTGTTCGTTATTCCATCGGTCTTGGTAAGCGTCGCAGTCACACCCATTTTGTTATCGATCAGCCCGACCCCTGCATTTGATACAACAAAACCCATGAGCTTACGCGAACTGGCGGGTTTTTCGCCACTGGGGTGTGTCGGGATGTTCCTGCTGGGCGGGATATTTTCGGCACAGTTCGGCATGGCATCCGTATACGGTGCCGAAGCCGGGCTGACCGTGGCCCAGATTTCTATTTTCGTAGCGACATTCTTCGTCGGGTCGGTCGTGCTGCAATATCCGATCGGATGGATGTCCGACCGGATGGACCGTCGTCTGCTGATCGTGATTACCTCAATTATTGGCGGCATCGGTTCCGTGGTGGGTATGCTGCTTGGTCATAATTTCCCGATACTTCTGATGACCGCTTTTGTGGTGGGCGGCATGTCTAACCCACTGTATTCACTCCTTATTGCACACACGAATGACTTTCTTGAGCATGAAGATATGGCTGCGGCATCTGGTGGTATGATCTTTATTAACGGGCTTGGGGCAATTTTGGGGCCCGTGATCACCGGTTGGATGATGGGTACGGCGCTTGGACCAGGCGGCTTTTACCTGTTCACGGCGGTCCTGTTTTTCGCGCTGTCGATGTACGCATCGTATCGTGCGACCGTGCGCCCTGCCATACCTGCGGATGAAACCGGGAACTATATCCCGATTTACCCTGCCGCGACGACTGTGGCCGTAGAGCTGGCTCAGGAGTATGCCATCGAAAACGAACAAACGATCGAGGCAGAGACGCCCTAG
- a CDS encoding YhdP family protein: protein MPNTSAAPRTPKRRRLWQATKWSLLVISLIVAAIAGTAIYMIRSPIVVPEWLETRIEERFAKDMPLARIGFGEMVLIVDEGWRPRVRLRDVNITNPQGVSFAAFREVRASFSIQGLLAGDVQPRDIAMSGVVANLRRDKDGRVALSAASGTAPAERRAATMPQLIGQLDTVFETKALSRLRSIELRALTLRYTDLQSDRMWTVDGGRLLLDREGDNLRMTAELAVLGGGTDVATLSANYSSKIGDTASQFGVNFDGVSAGDIAVQNPAFAWLKVLRASISGSVRSSLDEDGTFEPLNATLQIGAGVVQPNERATPIPFDGARSYFSYDPDQRLLRFDELSVESKWVSGRIEGAASLGIDDSGKLSALVAQLRLRDLVADPADIYDAPVSIEGADLDAKITLNPFHMSVGRMDIVDGGTTLNLSGDLKAGPQGWQVALDAGLNALKPERLLELWPENMKPKTRRWVEENVYAGALSDVDLAFRLTPGEAPQTYLDFDFRGAEVRFLRTMPNITKGSGHASLSRNRFVVSVDAGKITPPNQTPVLVDGSSFIMPDVTVKDGPPGIVRLQANADVTSVLSLLNRPPLLAMDKANLPVDIADATADLTGTLSFPMKKGSDPKLTIFDIKGTLSGVESDRLVKGRSLRVPQLSLTASNSGLTLEGEGTLDGVAFDGGWTQPFGKPGAASSVRADIALNAQTLETFKIALPPETVSGEGRAWFALDLVKGETPEFSITSDLRGLRVSVPQIGWTKPAQQVGNLEVSGQLGAVPKVESLSISAPGLTARGNVALTPNGSLDRLRFNRLSVGGWLDTPVDLIGQGAGRPVQVVVRGGTLDMRKAKLGKTEPSGVAGPPMLLTLDRLQVTDTIALTQMKGEFDVARGMDGRFSATLNGGTGVSGRIIPKDGRNAVQLSAADAGGVLRSANIARQVQGGTLSLTLVPVGDGGAFNGRAEITDVRIKDAPTIAALVNAVSVVGLINELNGDGIYFDTVDADFRLSPDRVTLTQASATGASLGISMDGVFATDTGQMALQGVISPVYMLNGIASFLTRKGEGLLGFNYSIGGTVKNPSVSVNPLSGFVPGALRDIFRSDPPTLPVQPGEPQPNPVPPEPQKPVAQRFEGR from the coding sequence ATGCCCAACACCAGCGCAGCCCCCCGCACCCCCAAGCGGAGACGACTTTGGCAGGCCACCAAATGGTCTCTGCTGGTTATTTCGCTGATTGTTGCCGCCATCGCGGGGACGGCCATCTATATGATCCGCAGCCCCATTGTCGTCCCAGAATGGCTCGAGACGCGCATTGAAGAGCGGTTTGCCAAAGATATGCCGCTCGCGCGGATCGGGTTCGGCGAGATGGTGTTGATTGTGGACGAAGGGTGGCGCCCGCGCGTTCGGCTGCGCGACGTGAATATCACCAACCCCCAAGGGGTTAGCTTTGCTGCCTTCCGTGAAGTGCGCGCCAGTTTTTCCATCCAAGGCCTGTTGGCGGGTGATGTGCAGCCGCGCGATATTGCGATGTCGGGCGTGGTGGCCAATCTGCGACGCGATAAAGATGGCCGCGTCGCGCTGAGCGCGGCAAGCGGGACCGCCCCGGCAGAGCGGCGGGCGGCCACGATGCCGCAGTTGATCGGCCAGCTTGATACGGTGTTCGAGACGAAGGCGCTGTCGCGTCTGCGATCGATAGAGCTGCGCGCCTTGACCTTGCGCTATACCGATCTGCAGTCCGACAGGATGTGGACGGTGGACGGCGGGCGGCTGTTGCTGGACCGTGAAGGCGATAACCTGCGGATGACGGCCGAGCTCGCCGTTTTGGGCGGGGGGACGGATGTGGCCACGCTTTCCGCCAACTACAGCAGCAAAATCGGCGATACCGCGTCGCAGTTCGGTGTGAATTTCGACGGGGTGAGCGCGGGTGACATCGCGGTGCAGAACCCGGCTTTCGCTTGGTTGAAAGTGCTGCGTGCGTCCATCTCTGGTTCGGTGCGCAGCAGTCTTGACGAGGACGGCACCTTTGAGCCGCTGAACGCTACGCTGCAGATCGGGGCCGGGGTGGTTCAGCCTAATGAACGTGCTACGCCGATTCCATTTGACGGGGCCCGCAGCTATTTCAGCTATGACCCAGATCAGCGTCTGCTGCGTTTTGACGAGCTTTCGGTCGAAAGCAAATGGGTGTCGGGCCGGATCGAGGGGGCCGCAAGTCTGGGTATTGATGACAGCGGCAAACTGAGCGCGCTGGTCGCTCAGCTCCGCCTGCGCGATCTGGTGGCTGACCCTGCCGATATTTATGACGCCCCTGTGTCGATCGAGGGGGCCGATCTGGATGCCAAAATCACGCTCAACCCCTTTCACATGTCCGTCGGACGCATGGATATCGTTGACGGGGGCACGACGCTGAACCTGTCGGGCGATTTGAAGGCAGGCCCGCAAGGGTGGCAAGTAGCGCTGGATGCAGGATTGAACGCGTTGAAACCGGAACGCTTGCTTGAGCTTTGGCCGGAAAACATGAAACCGAAAACCCGTAGGTGGGTCGAGGAAAACGTTTACGCAGGCGCGCTGAGCGACGTTGACCTCGCCTTTCGTTTGACACCGGGAGAGGCACCGCAAACCTACCTCGACTTCGATTTCCGGGGTGCCGAGGTGCGCTTTTTGCGCACTATGCCCAATATTACCAAGGGCAGCGGCCACGCTAGCCTTTCGCGCAATCGTTTCGTCGTCAGCGTCGATGCTGGGAAGATTACACCGCCAAATCAAACGCCTGTGTTGGTTGACGGATCGTCGTTCATCATGCCCGATGTTACCGTTAAAGATGGCCCGCCCGGCATTGTGCGGCTTCAGGCCAATGCCGACGTGACATCTGTTCTGTCGCTGCTGAACCGGCCGCCGTTGCTCGCGATGGACAAGGCCAACCTGCCGGTCGATATCGCCGACGCAACTGCTGATTTGACGGGCACGCTTTCGTTTCCGATGAAGAAAGGGTCCGACCCAAAGCTGACGATCTTTGACATCAAAGGCACACTTTCCGGCGTTGAAAGTGACCGTTTGGTAAAAGGGCGGTCCCTGCGGGTTCCGCAGTTGAGTCTTACGGCTTCCAATAGTGGACTGACCCTTGAAGGCGAGGGGACATTGGATGGCGTGGCGTTCGATGGCGGCTGGACCCAACCGTTTGGCAAACCTGGCGCGGCAAGTAGCGTCAGAGCCGATATTGCACTGAACGCTCAGACGCTGGAAACGTTTAAGATTGCGCTGCCGCCTGAAACGGTTAGCGGCGAAGGCCGCGCATGGTTTGCCCTGGATTTGGTTAAAGGTGAAACGCCAGAGTTTTCCATCACATCCGACCTTCGCGGGCTGCGTGTTAGTGTGCCGCAAATCGGCTGGACGAAACCGGCGCAGCAAGTGGGAAACCTTGAAGTTTCGGGCCAGTTGGGAGCTGTGCCGAAGGTTGAGAGCTTGAGCATTTCGGCGCCTGGGCTTACGGCACGGGGGAACGTGGCGCTGACGCCAAACGGCTCTTTGGATCGCTTGCGGTTTAATCGTTTGTCCGTGGGCGGTTGGCTTGATACACCCGTTGACTTGATCGGGCAGGGGGCGGGTCGACCGGTGCAGGTTGTTGTCCGCGGCGGGACGCTTGATATGCGCAAAGCAAAGCTCGGAAAGACCGAACCAAGCGGCGTTGCCGGCCCACCAATGTTGCTGACTTTGGATCGGTTGCAGGTGACCGATACGATTGCGCTGACCCAGATGAAAGGGGAGTTCGACGTCGCCCGCGGCATGGATGGTCGTTTCTCCGCAACCTTGAATGGCGGCACCGGGGTATCGGGGCGGATCATTCCCAAGGACGGGCGCAATGCTGTGCAGCTGAGCGCGGCGGACGCGGGCGGCGTTCTGCGCTCGGCCAACATCGCGCGTCAGGTCCAGGGGGGCACGCTTTCCCTGACCTTGGTTCCAGTTGGCGACGGTGGTGCGTTTAATGGGCGAGCCGAAATTACAGACGTGAGGATCAAGGATGCGCCAACAATTGCCGCGCTTGTAAATGCTGTGTCTGTGGTCGGTTTGATCAACGAATTGAATGGCGACGGCATTTATTTCGATACTGTTGATGCCGATTTTCGTCTTTCTCCGGATCGGGTCACTTTGACCCAGGCGAGCGCGACTGGTGCATCGCTGGGAATTTCCATGGATGGGGTCTTTGCCACCGATACAGGGCAGATGGCACTGCAGGGGGTTATCTCTCCGGTGTATATGTTGAACGGTATCGCAAGTTTTCTGACCCGAAAGGGCGAGGGCCTTTTGGGATTTAACTACTCCATCGGGGGGACGGTCAAGAATCCGTCGGTATCGGTGAACCCGCTTTCTGGCTTTGTGCCCGGTGCCTTGCGGGATATTTTCCGCAGCGATCCGCCGACGTTGCCCGTGCAGCCAGGGGAACCACAGCCAAACCCCGTGCCACCCGAGCCACAGAAACCAGTTGCTCAACGCTTTGAGGGGCGCTAA
- the lpdA gene encoding dihydrolipoyl dehydrogenase produces the protein MAAKSFDLIVIGAGPGGYVAAIRGAQLGLSVAIVEREHLGGICLNWGCIPTKALLRSSEVFHLMQRASEFGLKADNIGYDLEAVVKRSRKVAGQLSGGIGHLMKKNKVSVFMGAATLAGKDKVSVKSKDGEETLTAKNIVLATGARARNLPGLEADGKRVWMYKDALQPPHMPKKLLVIGSGAIGIEFASFYNTLGADTTVVEVMDRILPVEDEEISKFAKKQFEKQGMKIMQKAVVKQLDRADDKVTAHIETGGKVSKHEFDTVISAVGIVGNVEDLGLEDLGVKIDRTHVVTDEYCRTGVEGLYAIGDIAGAPWLAHKASHEGVMVAELIAGQHAHPVKPESIAGCTYCHPQVASVGYTEAKAKELGFDVKVGRFPFIGNGKAIALGEPEGMIKTVFDAKTGELLGAHMVGAEVTELIQGYVVGRQLETTEEDLMNTVFPHPTLSEMMHESVLDAYGRVIHM, from the coding sequence ATGGCTGCGAAATCCTTTGATCTGATCGTGATTGGTGCGGGACCGGGGGGCTATGTTGCGGCCATCCGGGGCGCGCAGCTGGGGCTGTCGGTCGCCATTGTAGAGCGGGAACATCTAGGCGGCATTTGTCTTAACTGGGGCTGTATCCCGACCAAAGCTCTGTTGCGGTCGTCGGAAGTGTTCCATCTGATGCAACGCGCGAGCGAATTTGGTCTGAAGGCAGACAATATCGGCTATGATCTGGAGGCAGTTGTCAAACGGTCGCGCAAGGTTGCGGGGCAGCTGTCCGGCGGTATCGGGCATTTGATGAAAAAGAACAAAGTCTCGGTCTTCATGGGCGCGGCGACGTTAGCGGGCAAAGATAAAGTGTCGGTTAAATCGAAAGACGGGGAAGAGACGCTGACGGCCAAGAATATCGTACTGGCGACCGGTGCGAGGGCACGCAACCTGCCTGGGCTGGAAGCAGACGGAAAACGCGTGTGGATGTACAAGGATGCCTTGCAGCCGCCCCATATGCCGAAAAAGCTGCTGGTGATCGGGTCTGGCGCGATCGGTATCGAATTCGCCAGCTTTTACAACACCTTGGGCGCTGATACGACCGTGGTTGAGGTAATGGATCGTATCCTTCCCGTCGAGGATGAAGAGATCAGCAAATTCGCGAAAAAGCAGTTCGAAAAACAGGGCATGAAGATCATGCAGAAGGCCGTCGTCAAGCAGCTGGACCGCGCTGATGACAAGGTCACTGCCCATATCGAAACTGGCGGTAAGGTGAGCAAGCATGAATTCGACACGGTGATCTCGGCCGTGGGTATTGTTGGCAATGTCGAGGATCTTGGGCTGGAAGATCTGGGCGTGAAAATTGATCGGACCCATGTTGTGACCGATGAATATTGCCGGACCGGCGTGGAGGGACTGTATGCCATCGGTGACATCGCCGGTGCCCCTTGGTTGGCGCATAAGGCCTCGCACGAGGGGGTGATGGTCGCCGAACTGATTGCGGGTCAACACGCGCACCCGGTCAAACCGGAATCCATCGCCGGCTGCACCTATTGTCACCCGCAGGTCGCGTCCGTCGGGTATACGGAAGCCAAGGCGAAAGAGCTTGGCTTTGACGTCAAGGTGGGTCGCTTCCCCTTCATCGGGAATGGCAAAGCGATTGCCCTTGGCGAGCCCGAGGGGATGATCAAAACCGTCTTTGACGCTAAAACAGGCGAATTGCTTGGCGCGCATATGGTAGGCGCCGAGGTGACCGAGCTGATCCAGGGCTATGTCGTGGGGCGTCAGCTTGAGACCACCGAAGAAGACCTGATGAACACCGTCTTCCCGCACCCGACCTTGTCAGAAATGATGCATGAATCCGTGCTCGATGCTTACGGCCGCGTTATCCATATGTAG
- a CDS encoding DUF924 family protein: protein MKTAEEVRRFWIDDVGPKGWYAVDDKLDATIRAQFMDTWSLIGTGRLDRWLTDAKGTLAYLILADQFPRNMFRGQGKAFSTDIRALRAAQAAVRKEWDRLVDVPERQFFYLPFMHSESLVDQDHCVRLLCDRMPDANDTLLHARAHRQVIRSFGRFPYRNTALERRNTPAEADYLDAGGYAFTLRSME from the coding sequence ATGAAAACAGCAGAAGAGGTCCGTCGGTTTTGGATTGACGATGTCGGCCCCAAAGGTTGGTACGCCGTAGACGATAAGCTGGACGCCACCATCCGCGCGCAGTTTATGGACACGTGGAGCTTGATCGGGACTGGCCGTCTGGACCGGTGGCTGACTGATGCCAAAGGTACATTGGCCTATCTCATCCTTGCAGATCAGTTCCCCCGCAATATGTTTCGCGGTCAGGGGAAGGCGTTTTCCACCGATATTCGTGCTCTGCGCGCGGCGCAGGCAGCGGTGCGTAAAGAATGGGATAGGCTGGTTGACGTCCCAGAGCGGCAGTTTTTTTACCTACCGTTCATGCATTCCGAAAGTCTTGTTGACCAGGATCACTGCGTTCGGCTGCTTTGCGACCGGATGCCTGACGCCAATGACACGCTTTTGCACGCACGTGCGCATCGTCAGGTTATCAGAAGTTTTGGTAGGTTTCCCTATCGCAACACTGCGTTAGAGCGTCGAAACACCCCAGCTGAAGCTGATTATCTTGACGCTGGCGGGTACGCATTTACCCTGCGATCCATGGAGTGA
- the queA gene encoding tRNA preQ1(34) S-adenosylmethionine ribosyltransferase-isomerase QueA, with product MKLSDFDFALPERLIATRPAVPRTAAKMLVAQGDSIIDSTVANIADWLRPGDRLVLNDTRVIPARLTGYRSRDSAQGHVQARIEVTLLEPRGGSDWTALVKPLKKLKINETVVFSSDLSARLEAIEDGQAVLRFNCTGPDFDAALNTAGAMPLPPYIAGKRPADAQDLTDYQTVFAKNAGAVAAPTASLHFDQPLLDRLAEMGVHFSHVTLHVGAGTFLPVKVDDISDHKMHSEWGHVSAQAAAEIRDTKAAGGRVIPVGTTALRLVETAARPGEIQPWEGDTDIFITPGFEFNVADALMTNFHLPKSTLMMLVSALMGQKTVQNIYDHAIESNYRFFSYGDASLLFPKTQISA from the coding sequence ATGAAACTCAGTGATTTTGATTTTGCCTTGCCTGAACGCCTGATCGCGACGCGGCCTGCGGTCCCGCGGACTGCAGCTAAGATGTTGGTGGCGCAAGGGGATTCTATTATAGATAGCACCGTGGCCAATATCGCCGACTGGTTGCGCCCGGGTGATCGGCTTGTGTTGAACGATACCCGCGTTATTCCCGCGCGGCTGACCGGATACCGCAGCCGTGATAGCGCCCAAGGGCATGTTCAGGCGCGTATCGAAGTGACGTTGCTGGAGCCGCGCGGCGGTTCTGATTGGACTGCATTGGTTAAGCCGCTCAAAAAGCTTAAGATTAACGAAACCGTAGTTTTCAGCAGTGACCTTTCCGCGCGACTTGAAGCGATTGAGGACGGTCAGGCCGTCCTGCGGTTCAACTGTACAGGACCTGATTTCGATGCCGCGCTTAATACCGCGGGTGCGATGCCATTGCCGCCGTACATTGCAGGCAAGCGCCCTGCTGACGCGCAGGATTTGACGGACTATCAAACGGTTTTTGCAAAGAATGCCGGTGCCGTCGCGGCACCGACGGCCTCGCTTCACTTTGACCAGCCGCTGCTTGACCGTCTTGCCGAAATGGGGGTGCATTTTAGTCATGTGACCCTCCACGTGGGGGCCGGGACCTTCCTTCCGGTCAAGGTAGACGACATTTCCGACCATAAGATGCACAGCGAATGGGGCCATGTAAGCGCGCAAGCCGCTGCTGAAATCCGCGACACGAAGGCGGCCGGCGGGCGGGTCATACCCGTCGGCACCACGGCCTTGAGGTTGGTTGAAACCGCAGCGCGCCCGGGGGAGATCCAGCCGTGGGAAGGAGATACGGATATCTTCATTACCCCGGGCTTCGAATTTAATGTCGCGGATGCGTTGATGACAAATTTTCATCTTCCAAAATCGACCCTAATGATGCTCGTGTCGGCTTTGATGGGGCAGAAAACTGTACAAAACATTTACGATCATGCGATTGAATCAAATTATCGGTTTTTTTCCTATGGCGACGCATCATTGTTATTTCCTAAGACGCAAATAAGCGCCTGA
- the uvrA gene encoding excinuclease ABC subunit UvrA: protein MAELKNIEVRGAREHNLKNIDVDIPRDKLVVITGLSGSGKSSLAFDTIYAEGQRRYVESLSAYARQFLDMMQKPDVDHISGLSPAISIEQKTTSKNPRSTVGTVTEIYDYMRLLFARVGTPYSPATGKPIEAQQVQDMVDRVMTMPEGTRAYLLAPIIRDRKGEYRKEFLELRKQGFQRVKVNGDFYELDEPPTLDKKFRHDIDVVVDRIVVREGLETRLADSLRTALDLADGIAVLETAPTEGEPERHTFSEKFACPVSGFTIPEIEPRLFSFNAPFGACPSCDGLGKELFFDERLVVPDQNLKVYDGALAPWRKGKSPYFKQTIEAIAKHYQFSENTRWKDLPEKVQQVFLHGSGKEEIKFRYDEGGRVYEVSRVFEGVIPNMERRYRETDSNWIREEFERYQNNRPCGTCNGYRLRPEALAVKIGPSDGDSDTLLHAGQVVEMSIREAFDWCTKVPDYLTVQKNEIARAILKEIRERLGFLNNVGLEYLTLARSSGTLSGGESQRIRLASQIGSGLTGVLYVLDEPSIGLHQRDNDRLLQTLKNLRDQGNTVIVVEHDEEAIREADYVFDIGPGAGVHGGQVVSHGTSQEVANDPNSLTGQYLTGKREIAVPAKRRKGNKKKIRVVKATGNNLQNVTVDYPLGKFVCVTGVSGGGKSTLTIETLFKTASMNLNGARQTPAPCETIKGLEHLDKVIDIDQRAIGRTPRSNPATYTGAFTPIRDWFAGLPEAKARGYKPGRFSFNVKGGRCEACQGDGVIKIEMHFLPDVYVECETCKGQRYNRETLEVKFKGKSIADVLDMTVEDAQSFFQAVPSIREKMDALMRVGLGYIKVGQQATTLSGGEAQRVKLSKELSKRSTGRTLYILDEPTTGLHFEDVRKLLEVLHELVDQGNTVVVIEHNLDVIKTADHIIDIGPEGGDGGGQVVATGTPEQVAEVEGSYTGHYLKPMLAPRKVAAE, encoded by the coding sequence ATGGCTGAGCTAAAGAACATCGAAGTGCGCGGCGCGCGCGAGCACAATCTAAAGAACATCGACGTGGATATTCCGCGCGACAAGCTGGTTGTGATTACCGGGCTTTCCGGATCGGGTAAATCGAGCCTCGCGTTCGATACGATCTATGCCGAAGGGCAGCGGCGCTATGTGGAATCGCTCAGCGCCTATGCGCGGCAATTCCTCGATATGATGCAGAAACCCGATGTGGATCACATCAGTGGCCTGTCGCCAGCGATTTCAATCGAACAGAAGACCACGTCGAAAAATCCCCGCTCTACCGTGGGGACGGTCACCGAGATCTATGACTATATGCGCCTGCTTTTTGCGCGCGTCGGCACGCCATACTCCCCTGCGACCGGCAAGCCGATCGAGGCGCAGCAGGTGCAGGATATGGTCGACCGTGTGATGACCATGCCTGAAGGGACGCGCGCTTATTTGCTGGCCCCGATCATTCGTGACCGGAAGGGCGAGTACCGCAAAGAGTTCCTTGAACTGCGCAAACAGGGCTTTCAGCGGGTAAAAGTGAATGGCGACTTTTACGAGTTGGACGAGCCGCCCACGCTGGACAAAAAGTTCCGCCATGACATCGACGTGGTTGTCGACCGCATCGTGGTCCGCGAAGGGCTAGAGACGCGCTTGGCGGATTCCCTGCGGACAGCGCTTGATCTGGCCGATGGGATCGCCGTGCTGGAAACCGCCCCGACTGAGGGCGAGCCCGAGCGTCATACCTTCAGCGAAAAATTCGCCTGTCCTGTCAGCGGCTTCACAATCCCCGAGATCGAGCCGCGTCTGTTTTCATTCAACGCTCCTTTCGGTGCCTGTCCGTCCTGTGATGGTCTGGGCAAAGAATTATTTTTTGATGAACGCCTTGTGGTGCCCGACCAGAACCTCAAGGTCTATGACGGTGCGCTGGCACCGTGGCGCAAGGGTAAGTCCCCGTATTTCAAGCAAACTATCGAAGCCATCGCAAAACACTATCAATTTAGCGAAAATACGCGATGGAAAGACCTGCCCGAGAAGGTGCAGCAGGTGTTCCTGCACGGCTCCGGCAAGGAAGAGATCAAGTTCCGCTATGACGAAGGCGGCCGAGTGTACGAGGTCAGCCGCGTTTTCGAAGGGGTGATCCCCAATATGGAGCGCCGCTACCGCGAGACAGATAGCAACTGGATCCGCGAAGAATTCGAACGCTACCAGAACAACCGCCCCTGTGGCACCTGCAACGGCTACCGCCTGCGTCCCGAAGCGCTTGCGGTCAAGATCGGCCCGTCGGATGGCGATAGCGATACGTTGCTGCATGCCGGACAAGTCGTTGAAATGTCTATTCGGGAAGCCTTTGACTGGTGCACCAAAGTGCCCGATTATCTGACCGTTCAGAAGAACGAAATCGCGCGCGCGATCCTCAAGGAAATTCGCGAACGGCTGGGATTCCTGAACAATGTCGGGTTGGAATATCTGACGCTGGCACGCTCTAGCGGGACGCTTAGCGGGGGGGAAAGCCAACGTATTCGGCTTGCGTCGCAGATCGGGTCGGGGCTGACGGGGGTGCTTTACGTGCTTGACGAACCCTCGATCGGGCTGCACCAGCGCGATAATGACCGCTTGCTCCAGACGCTGAAAAACCTGCGGGATCAGGGCAATACGGTCATTGTCGTTGAACATGATGAAGAGGCGATCCGCGAGGCGGATTATGTTTTCGATATCGGGCCGGGGGCCGGTGTGCACGGCGGGCAGGTGGTCAGCCACGGGACATCGCAAGAGGTCGCAAATGATCCGAATTCGCTGACAGGGCAATACCTTACCGGCAAACGCGAGATCGCGGTGCCCGCCAAACGGCGCAAGGGCAACAAAAAGAAAATTCGCGTGGTCAAGGCAACGGGGAACAACCTTCAGAATGTCACGGTCGACTATCCATTGGGCAAATTCGTCTGCGTGACGGGTGTGTCAGGCGGTGGCAAATCGACCCTGACGATCGAGACCTTGTTCAAGACCGCATCGATGAACCTGAACGGGGCGCGCCAGACGCCCGCGCCGTGCGAGACGATTAAGGGGTTGGAGCATCTGGACAAGGTGATCGACATTGACCAGCGCGCCATCGGGCGCACGCCGCGGTCCAACCCGGCGACCTATACCGGTGCCTTCACCCCGATCCGCGACTGGTTCGCCGGTCTGCCCGAAGCCAAGGCGCGCGGGTACAAGCCCGGGCGTTTCAGCTTTAACGTCAAGGGCGGACGCTGCGAGGCCTGTCAGGGCGACGGTGTGATCAAGATCGAGATGCACTTCCTGCCGGATGTCTATGTCGAATGTGAAACCTGCAAAGGCCAGCGCTATAACCGCGAAACGCTTGAGGTGAAGTTCAAGGGCAAGTCCATCGCTGACGTGCTGGATATGACTGTCGAGGACGCGCAGAGCTTCTTCCAGGCGGTCCCCAGCATCCGCGAAAAAATGGATGCACTAATGCGTGTGGGCTTGGGCTACATCAAGGTGGGTCAGCAGGCGACGACGCTGTCGGGCGGGGAGGCGCAGCGCGTCAAATTGTCGAAAGAGCTCAGCAAACGCTCTACGGGGCGGACGTTGTATATCCTGGATGAACCGACCACGGGTCTGCACTTTGAAGACGTGCGCAAACTGCTAGAGGTGCTGCACGAGCTGGTGGATCAGGGCAATACTGTGGTCGTCATTGAACACAACCTCGACGTCATCAAAACCGCGGACCATATCATCGACATTGGCCCAGAAGGCGGCGATGGCGGCGGGCAGGTGGTCGCGACCGGCACGCCTGAACAGGTCGCCGAGGTCGAGGGGAGCTATACCGGCCACTACCTCAAGCCGATGCTCGCTCCGCGTAAGGTTGCTGCCGAATAG